The Saccharopolyspora gloriosae genome has a segment encoding these proteins:
- a CDS encoding beta/gamma crystallin domain-containing protein: protein MLSKTKKGASTAVAALAAAAAFSMVGPAGTAFAIDKVECTPGENFLKIWSHSPTLPPQDSVDCYANGGKTEFGGWWVDRISTGNNAVILYDNNGDQTRYEPGTVKDIDPEAKINAIEIV from the coding sequence GTGCTTTCGAAGACGAAGAAGGGTGCGAGCACCGCGGTCGCGGCGCTCGCCGCGGCCGCCGCGTTCAGCATGGTCGGTCCGGCCGGAACGGCGTTCGCCATCGACAAGGTCGAGTGCACTCCAGGTGAGAACTTCCTGAAGATCTGGTCGCACAGCCCCACGCTCCCGCCTCAGGACAGCGTGGACTGCTACGCGAACGGCGGGAAGACCGAGTTCGGCGGCTGGTGGGTCGACCGGATCTCCACGGGCAACAACGCGGTGATCCTCTACGACAACAACGGTGACCAGACGCGGTACGAGCCGGGAACCGTGAAGGACATCGATCCCGAGGCGAAGATCAACGCCATCGAAATCGTCTGA
- a CDS encoding alpha/beta hydrolase: MTPPHLQPFVLPVAEIEPERAGAIDVYRPVEGSAEPLPAIVFVHGGPLPPELQPSPREWPVFRGYGSLAASNGAVGITLDHPLHSTADYATAADALASAVDQARELPGVDSGRVALWFFSGGGLLTADWIGGPPDWLRCVAASYPVLVPPPGWDVDARFRPVEALASAGALPILLTRAGKEEPGFAAGVETFTTEADKRGAKLDVIDVPEGRHSFDILDHAPSSRAAVTQAMAWVTRKLSR, translated from the coding sequence GTGACCCCACCGCACCTGCAGCCCTTCGTGCTCCCTGTGGCCGAGATCGAACCGGAGCGGGCGGGCGCCATCGACGTCTACCGGCCGGTCGAAGGCTCGGCCGAGCCGCTTCCGGCGATCGTGTTCGTGCACGGCGGTCCGCTGCCGCCCGAGCTGCAGCCGAGTCCGCGGGAATGGCCGGTGTTCCGCGGCTACGGATCGCTGGCCGCGAGCAACGGGGCCGTCGGGATCACCCTCGACCACCCGCTGCACTCGACGGCCGACTACGCGACGGCGGCGGACGCACTCGCCTCGGCCGTCGATCAGGCGCGGGAGCTGCCCGGAGTGGATTCCGGCCGGGTGGCGCTGTGGTTCTTCTCCGGTGGGGGACTGCTCACGGCCGACTGGATCGGCGGGCCGCCCGACTGGTTGCGCTGCGTCGCGGCGAGCTACCCGGTGCTGGTGCCGCCGCCGGGATGGGACGTCGACGCCCGGTTCCGGCCGGTGGAGGCGCTGGCGTCCGCGGGCGCGCTGCCGATCCTGCTGACCAGGGCGGGGAAGGAGGAGCCCGGGTTCGCGGCCGGAGTCGAAACGTTCACCACGGAGGCGGACAAGCGCGGCGCGAAACTGGACGTGATCGACGTGCCGGAAGGTCGCCACTCCTTCGACATCCTCGACCACGCCCCGAGTTCGCGGGCGGCCGTGACGCAGGCGATGGCCTGGGTGACGCGGAAGTTGAGCCGCTGA
- a CDS encoding CocE/NonD family hydrolase encodes MKRTRAATWAASALATALALTGTFAATASGTTTVATADDPVTHEENDRVPEGSVWTQHYFPSADGSGTELHADVLLPEGLTEGEQVPVIMSAGSYFGHSGELSEEGFEHTGPSGRFNDFIEGTDLFNRGYAFVMVDTRGFGGSTGCLDFAGPGEQADVQAAIDWSATQPWSTGAVGMYGKSYDAITGLVGNNLDRDALKAVVAQEPIWDLYRNIHSNGVPRTTATTVPTSYNNLATLPQLPDDDPRYLANAAHEQAHPECLLDNTAGYQTGDRESRYWKDRDLAEQAKGTDTPLFVTQGFLEWNTEAEAMQEYLDNHQGPERGWLGPWDHKRGNDRTPDGRLEMGRAGWFEETISFYDQHLKGIEPPVAHPNYAVQDSTGSWRAQETWPVVDAPATIALGGGSYVDDGAEGGPTAENTFTRFSEPVAQDTRLTGTPRISLNTEGRGNAMVQLYDVAPGGEAVMFDEQVSVLGSGDTTFDLKSTDWTLPAGHSLAVGVGTVQPSGSTAPVRDWIDTPSRETIKVNDVRLDLALDDPADDTATEGGRAPWLDSYLLLNTKNLPLGDPSFTLLPARP; translated from the coding sequence GTGAAGAGAACCCGTGCGGCCACGTGGGCCGCCTCCGCGCTCGCCACCGCTCTAGCGCTGACCGGCACGTTCGCCGCGACGGCGTCCGGCACGACCACCGTCGCCACCGCCGACGACCCGGTGACGCACGAGGAGAACGACCGCGTCCCGGAAGGTTCCGTCTGGACGCAGCACTACTTCCCGTCCGCCGACGGCTCCGGCACCGAGCTGCACGCCGACGTCCTGCTGCCGGAAGGGCTCACCGAGGGCGAGCAGGTGCCGGTCATCATGTCGGCCGGTTCGTACTTCGGGCACTCCGGCGAGCTGAGCGAAGAGGGTTTCGAGCACACCGGGCCGTCCGGCCGCTTCAACGACTTCATCGAAGGCACCGACCTGTTCAACCGCGGCTACGCCTTCGTCATGGTGGACACGCGCGGCTTCGGCGGCTCCACCGGCTGCCTCGACTTCGCCGGTCCCGGCGAGCAGGCCGATGTGCAGGCCGCGATCGACTGGTCCGCGACCCAGCCGTGGTCGACCGGGGCCGTGGGCATGTACGGCAAGTCCTACGACGCGATCACCGGTCTCGTCGGCAACAACCTGGACCGGGACGCGCTCAAGGCCGTCGTCGCGCAGGAACCCATCTGGGACCTGTACCGCAACATCCACTCCAACGGCGTCCCGCGCACGACCGCCACCACCGTCCCCACCAGCTACAACAACCTCGCCACGCTGCCCCAGCTCCCGGACGACGACCCCCGCTACCTGGCCAACGCCGCGCACGAACAGGCGCACCCGGAATGCCTCCTGGACAACACCGCCGGCTACCAGACCGGTGATCGCGAGTCTCGGTACTGGAAGGATCGCGATCTCGCCGAGCAGGCGAAGGGCACCGACACCCCGCTGTTCGTCACCCAGGGCTTCCTCGAATGGAACACCGAAGCCGAGGCGATGCAGGAATACCTCGACAACCACCAAGGCCCCGAACGCGGCTGGCTAGGCCCGTGGGACCACAAGCGCGGCAACGACCGCACCCCGGACGGCCGCCTGGAGATGGGGCGTGCGGGGTGGTTCGAGGAGACGATCTCCTTCTACGACCAGCACCTCAAGGGCATCGAACCGCCGGTCGCGCACCCGAACTATGCCGTCCAGGACAGCACCGGCTCCTGGCGCGCTCAGGAGACCTGGCCCGTCGTGGACGCCCCAGCCACCATCGCCCTCGGCGGCGGATCCTATGTGGACGACGGAGCGGAAGGCGGCCCCACGGCCGAGAACACCTTCACCAGGTTCTCCGAGCCGGTCGCGCAGGACACCCGCCTCACCGGCACGCCACGGATCTCGCTGAACACCGAGGGACGCGGCAACGCCATGGTCCAGCTCTACGACGTCGCCCCGGGCGGTGAGGCCGTCATGTTCGACGAGCAGGTCTCCGTGCTGGGCTCCGGCGACACCACCTTCGACCTCAAGTCGACCGACTGGACGCTGCCCGCGGGGCACTCGCTGGCCGTCGGCGTCGGCACCGTCCAGCCCAGCGGCAGCACCGCCCCCGTGCGCGACTGGATCGACACGCCCTCCCGCGAGACGATCAAGGTCAACGACGTCCGGCTCGACCTGGCCTTGGACGACCCGGCCGACGACACCGCCACCGAAGGCGGCCGGGCACCGTGGCTCGACAGCTACCTGCTGCTGAACACGAAGAACCTGCCCCTCGGCGACCCGTCGTTCACCCTGCTTCCGGCCCGCCCCTGA